TATATTCTATGTGCTTGGAGCACTCAAACTCACTGTGCTGTGGGGTGCAATAACTAGGTTTTGTGTTACTGCACTCAAGGATGTGTTGGGCATGCGTTAAATACGTGTTTTTGCGCTTTGTGCTTATTGTTTCAAACCCTGTTTTTTGATGCCTAAAAAACCCCGTTCCGCCATGCGGCCCCTCTCCAAGGTAATGAATAATAGCAATTAAGTTAGGATCGTTTGTATCAAAGTGTGGCAAGGTTTGTATTGGTGATAGCTGCCGCTCCGCTTTAGTAATTAACGATAAGGTATTATCTTTTGGGTATGGGGTAAGTGTTTGTTCAATATTAAATACATTATAAAACCCCTGTATAAGAGGTTTTAAATAATCAACCACACATTGCTTTGGAAGCGGCATGCGTAAACCCGGGTATTGAGTGAGTTTGTCGGGTTTAAACTCCCCTTGGTTTTTACCATAATTTTGCGCTAAATTTATCAGCTTTTGCGGCTCTCTTAGGTAGTCATCAATTATAATAATTGGCGTTTGCTCTTGCCCTATAAACTCATACTGCGGTTGTAAATTATTGCCAAGTGTTAGCATAGTGCTTAGTTAGCCTTGCAATAATGATTAATAAAATCGATGTGGCTCGGTAAACTATTTGCTTTTTTAGCCACATGATTTTTTATTGAATCTAAAAAACGCTTTAACTCATCATCGCTCATGCTATCTACAATGGGGTGATAATTTTGTGGTATTAGCCCTTGCCCTAACATCACTTGTAACCACGATGCTTCACCAAATAACTCTTGTTCTGCTTTATAAACATGCCCACTTTGCTTAAATAATTCGATGCGTTTGGCAAGCGACGCTGGTATTGGCATGTTTTTACAGTAGCGCCAAAAGTCGCTATCGGTGCGCTGCGTCACATAGTAATGAAGTACAATAAAGTCGCGAATGTTTTCGGCCTCAAAGCGCATTTTGTTATTAAAGTCATCCTGATAGCACGACTCAATTGCTTTGGTAGGCATGTTTTGCATTAACCTAATAATGCTTTGCTGAATTAAATGAATACTGGTTGATTCAAGCGGCTCTATAAAACCACTCGCTAAGCCAATAGCTACGCAGTTTTTGTTCCAATGTTTACGCCGTGTACCTGTACGGTATTTTATAACGCGAGGTTCATTAATGGGTTTGCCTTCTACGTTATTTAGGAGCGCTGCTTTAGCCTCATCATCGCTCATATATTTACTACAAAACACTAAGCCATTACCACGGCGGCTTTGCAGTGGTATTTGCCACTGCCAACCCCATTTATGTGCCATGGCACGCGTGTATGGCACTATTGGGCTTACTAATTCAGTTTGTACTGCCACAGCGCTATCGCAAGGGAGCCAATGGTTCCAATCTTCGTATCCGGTGTGTAGGGCTTGCTCTATTAATAAGCCTTTAAAGCCGGTGCAATCTATAAATAAATCGCCCTCAATAATTTGACCATCACCTAAAGTAAGCGATTTTATAAAGCCATTGGTAGGCTCTAGGTTTACTTTGCTTATCATGCCTTCTATGCGTTTTGCGCCGTTTTGCTGTGCAAAATTTCGTAAAAATTTAGCGTACAAGCCAGCATCTAATTGATAAGCATGATTACGGTCTTGATTCGGCACTACGGCAAATTTACCCAAACGACTTGCTACGTGCTCTGTGCAATAATCGCCAATATCGGCTGCAACGCCTTGTTGTATGCCTTTTAGCCAAAAGTGTTGAAAACCCGCAGCCCAACAGCCTTGCCCTATATAGCCAAATGAATGAAAGTAGCTTTGCTGATTTTGTTTCCATCCCTCAAACGATATGCCTAATTTAAAGGTGGCATTTGTGGCAGCCATGAATTCTGGTTCGCTAATTTTTAGTAAATCATGAAATATATGCAGCGTAGGAATAGTTGACTCCCCCACTCCTACAGTAGGTATTAAATCAGATTCAACCAAGCACACTTCAATATTTTTACCTAACAGCTTTGCTATTGCAGCGCTGCACATCCAACCAGCGGTGCCGCCTCCTGCTATTACTATTTTTTTAATTGCATTTTGATTCATATTTCAAACCTTACAAGTACGCTTAGCGTCTTAACTTATTTTGTAATTCGGCTCTTAATTTACGCGCAGTAAGCTCATCCATTGGCTTAGCTAAAATAGACTGTGCAAGCTCTGGGATATGATTAAATTCGTTATCGGCAAATATGTAGTAATTAAACAAACGTTGCCATGCAGCGCGCTCATGCTTTGGTAAATTACGTATATTTAAAATAGCAAGGTGCAGTGCATTAGTCGGTTGTCCATACACTGCGGGGGTATTTTTAAACCAATAATTAAACAGTATATTTAAACTGCCAAGCCCCTCTACTTGGTGCCACCACATACTGGGTAAAATAAGTGCATCGCCCGCTTCCAGATCTACAGATATTGCTGCTTTTAGGGCTTGTTTAAACTTAGGGTATTTTGTGAAGTTAGCCGCTGTAGTAGTGGTTAAACTTATAGGTTGACCACCGGGTGCTTTATCAAGCGGGCCTATATATAAATTATCTATTTGATCGGGGGCAAATAACGTAAAACGCCTTTTACCTGCAACGCAACATGCTAAATTTTGCGCTACGTCGTAATGTGCTGGCACAGTAACTTTTCCGCCTGCCCATACATTAAATAAACAGCCTTCGTTTAATGTGTTAACGCGACAGTGTTTAACCAAACCAGGTAAGCACTGTGCAATACTAGTAGAGCCAATGTATAAGGTGTCGGCTTGCGGGTTATTAGCACTTTGCGTTATTTGCTCAAGCGCGTTAATAAATGGCGCTTGTTGATTAGTAAAATTAAAACCACTCATATCGTAGTTATACCCTACAACCCCACTTTGACTGGCGGGTATTGTGCAAGTATTAACTAAAAATCCTTGGTAAAACGGCGTTAAATAATCAATTGCTGAAGCATCAGATTTTTTAGCGGCAATAACTAGGGGCCATTCGTCTACAAACCCTTTTAAAACAATAGGGACAGACGAGTTTAAAAGCTCCTTGGGTAGTGTACTGGGAGTTAAACCACTGAGTGTTTGAATTTTATTTACTAAATTTACCATAGTTAAGCACTTATACCGCGTGCTTTTGTAGCTTAAGTTGCTCATTTTTAAGCGCGATCAAATCGCGTACGTGTACTTGCGAGGCGATGATCATATATATACACGCTAAATAGCCTTGCGAATGCAATTGCTCAATTGTATCGGGGCTTAGCTTATTAAGCACATCTTCGTTTATAGTGTAAAAACCGAGTAAGTTATGCTTAACCCCATTTATTAAATCAAGCTCTAGCGATACAGATTCAAGTAAACCATATTTAATTAGTGCTTTAATAAAGGGTTGATTTTCTTGTAACCCATGATGAAGATTATCAAGTACATTTATTATATTTTCGAGGTATTCGCTGTTGCCTCCATGCTCCAAAAATAGATTAACACCCTGCTTTGTTGACACTTTTGGCGAGTCTAAATCAATACTAAGCATTCGCTCTTGCGTTGCCACACCGTTTTGAGTGGTATTTTGAGTCGCGATAGAAAAAGGCAGGCGCTGCATGCTAAGAGGTATGTAATGTGCTTGCCATTGCTGGTTTGCTAAAAATAAGTTTTCGTCTTTATTTATGCCATACAAACACACTGGTGAAAATGCGTTCGAGGTTTTATTTTTAGTAAAAAATATTGGGTAATGTGCCTGAGCAGCCCTAAATTCGCTCACAAAAGTTTCGCTGTACCAAACCCCATCTCCTAAATGTGTGCTGCGTGCGGGGTTTATTTTTAAATGCTGATGATCAACATTATTTAATAATGCATGATTAGCCATGGATTGTGTGCTCCAATTATTATTGTGTGTCTTTACTTATCCGTTAACGAATTTAATGTAACAAATAAGTTAAATTCATATTGACTATAACAGGTAGGTGTTACTATTACTAGCGTAAAAAGCGCAAAAAAAGCCGCAAAATGCGGCTTTAATTTAGTAACCTAAATACTTAATAAGTAAGTTACAAGTTTAATATTTACTAAAAATTATAACGTACACCTAAACCGTAACGAGAGCCTGTTTGAGTGATGTTATAAATGAGTTCTTCTTTACGTCCGTACGATGTTACGTACTCGTCAGTGATATTTATACCTTCAATAAATACGGTAAGTCCTTCTACTGCGGGTACCTCGTAACTTACGTTGAAATCTATTTGATGATATTCATCGGTGTAAATGGGGGCGGTTAAATCACCATTTACACGACGCTCATTTAAAAACGAATCACGCCAGTTATATGCAATACGAGCTTGTAAGCCTTCTTTATCGTAAAAGAACACTAAATTTGCTGTATCACTTAACCCTACAAGTGCTTCGGTATCATCAAGAGAGTCGTTGTCGTATTCAAGACCAGAGTCAACTAAGGTGTAGTTAAAAATACCACCAAAACCGGACTCGCCAAATAAGTGCTGAATATTAAATTCAAACCCATCTATTGTGTATTCTTGGTCACCATTTACAGGTACGTTAATTCTGAAATTAACTGTTTCGTCGGTTTCAGGGTCGCCAACAATAGTTCCTCCATCTAACTCACCGTTTTCATCAAAATTAGGCTGTACATTTGGATCATCTGCAAAGTTTTCAAAAATATATGTTCGAATAGCCAGGTTAGACGCATCAGCACCCAATGCACTTTGGGCTGCTCTAAATTTTTCACCGTTTAATGGATCGGCAAGATTAAAAATATCCGAATCTATTGTGCCAGTTGTGATCCAATTGGTTACGTCTTTCTTAAAGTAGCCAAACGATACATAACTGCCCTCAGCGTAATACCATTCACTTGATAAGTCGTAGTTTATTGATTCAAGTGGTTTAAGGCCTGGATTACCAGAGCCACCTGAGTAGCCACTTAGACTGCCTCCCGTGTTAATGGTTGTACCTCCTTGTAACTGACCATAACCTGCTCTTGAAATAGTTTTGCTGGCTGCTGCGCGGATCATAACATCCTCAACTACTTCAATATTAAAGTTGATATTAGGCAGTAGTTGACTGTAATCAGCCGATTGACTCAGTGTTTCGATTCCCGTTACGCCGGTAACTGATGTGGCTGTATCTTCGTTCCACTCTACACGGCTATACCCTGGCGCCGTCGCTTTAGAAAATACGTCTGTTTTTTCGTACCTCAAACCTACTTGTAGGTCGAAGAACATATCATTTAGCTCACCTTTGTAATTAACTTGGAAATAAGCAGACTGTGTTTCTTCCTCAGTGAACCTATTAGTGGCGGCATCCCAATTAGTTGAAGCACAAAATTGTCCTTCTCCATTTGGTCCTGCAGCCGCACCTACCGCTGCTTTACAATCACCATAAAGGCTATCGACGTTAGCAACAGGGTCGGCAAGCTCCGCAGCATTAACAATGGTGTCAAAATCGGCAAAGAAAATAGTATTAAATAAATCGTAATCAGCTTGCGTAGCTGTACCTTCAAAGTTACCTGCTTTGGCTTCAAACTTATCTAAAATTGTATCTTGTCGCCAATCAATATCAGAAAAATCGCCTTCAACGCCTACACCACCCCAGTCAGGACGCTGCACTTGGGTATGACGGTAATGATTATTTACTGTATTAACTGCTATACCAAAATCAATACTTAGGTTGTCGTCGATGTAGTAGTCACCTGATATTTGCGTCTGATCGATTTCTGAATCGTATTTATCGTTTGCAAACCAGCTACCCGATAAACGCATTGTGCTCGGGTTAAAGTTTTCAATGTTACCAATAGCAATACCTGGTAAGTCACCAGTTAAATCAAGCCCTGAGCGAGAACGAGTATACGAAGGTAGCTGAATATTGTTACGTGTACCGTGGCGCGGATCGGTCGCTTCCATTGACGCTTTTGAACTGTGATGATCAAACTCTAAAGTCAGTTTGTCAGATACAATCCATTCTAAGTTAAAACCAATTGAATCGGTTACTTCTTCACGTCCCCATGCGCCAACAGTTAATGACGTGTCACGGTAGTCAGCATCGCTGTTTATATCGTAAATTTCTGAGTATATAAGCGGGTATGAGTTAGGCTCACCAGCCCAAACCGACTCGCTTCTGTCGCCTGCATAATTAAACCATACTGATGCATCTGTATGCTGCTCTTCAATGGTGGTTCTAAATGTTGTGTAATCAAGGGTTGCGGTTATATTTTCAACCGGCTGGTACTGAAATACTAGCTGGCCGTTTACACGTTCGCGCTGACGTTCTTCAAATACATAACGTGGTTGTTGTGGATTTGAATATATACCCGAAGTTGGCCTATTTGTTCCGCCTTCAGCCC
The sequence above is drawn from the Pseudoalteromonas espejiana DSM 9414 genome and encodes:
- a CDS encoding DUF6445 family protein — its product is MLTLGNNLQPQYEFIGQEQTPIIIIDDYLREPQKLINLAQNYGKNQGEFKPDKLTQYPGLRMPLPKQCVVDYLKPLIQGFYNVFNIEQTLTPYPKDNTLSLITKAERQLSPIQTLPHFDTNDPNLIAIIHYLGEGPHGGTGFFRHQKTGFETISTKRKNTYLTHAQHILECSNTKPSYCTPQHSEFECSKHIEYKPNRLIVFPGYLLHTSLLNTATDISPCPQTGRLTANMFVHFK
- a CDS encoding tryptophan halogenase family protein encodes the protein MNQNAIKKIVIAGGGTAGWMCSAAIAKLLGKNIEVCLVESDLIPTVGVGESTIPTLHIFHDLLKISEPEFMAATNATFKLGISFEGWKQNQQSYFHSFGYIGQGCWAAGFQHFWLKGIQQGVAADIGDYCTEHVASRLGKFAVVPNQDRNHAYQLDAGLYAKFLRNFAQQNGAKRIEGMISKVNLEPTNGFIKSLTLGDGQIIEGDLFIDCTGFKGLLIEQALHTGYEDWNHWLPCDSAVAVQTELVSPIVPYTRAMAHKWGWQWQIPLQSRRGNGLVFCSKYMSDDEAKAALLNNVEGKPINEPRVIKYRTGTRRKHWNKNCVAIGLASGFIEPLESTSIHLIQQSIIRLMQNMPTKAIESCYQDDFNNKMRFEAENIRDFIVLHYYVTQRTDSDFWRYCKNMPIPASLAKRIELFKQSGHVYKAEQELFGEASWLQVMLGQGLIPQNYHPIVDSMSDDELKRFLDSIKNHVAKKANSLPSHIDFINHYCKAN
- a CDS encoding cupin-like domain-containing protein, encoding MVNLVNKIQTLSGLTPSTLPKELLNSSVPIVLKGFVDEWPLVIAAKKSDASAIDYLTPFYQGFLVNTCTIPASQSGVVGYNYDMSGFNFTNQQAPFINALEQITQSANNPQADTLYIGSTSIAQCLPGLVKHCRVNTLNEGCLFNVWAGGKVTVPAHYDVAQNLACCVAGKRRFTLFAPDQIDNLYIGPLDKAPGGQPISLTTTTAANFTKYPKFKQALKAAISVDLEAGDALILPSMWWHQVEGLGSLNILFNYWFKNTPAVYGQPTNALHLAILNIRNLPKHERAAWQRLFNYYIFADNEFNHIPELAQSILAKPMDELTARKLRAELQNKLRR
- a CDS encoding SapC family protein is translated as MANHALLNNVDHQHLKINPARSTHLGDGVWYSETFVSEFRAAQAHYPIFFTKNKTSNAFSPVCLYGINKDENLFLANQQWQAHYIPLSMQRLPFSIATQNTTQNGVATQERMLSIDLDSPKVSTKQGVNLFLEHGGNSEYLENIINVLDNLHHGLQENQPFIKALIKYGLLESVSLELDLINGVKHNLLGFYTINEDVLNKLSPDTIEQLHSQGYLACIYMIIASQVHVRDLIALKNEQLKLQKHAV
- a CDS encoding TonB-dependent receptor, translating into MFKRKIISTAILAAIGSVALPHQSYAAESAVDEDVEIIQVTGIRGSLQRSMDIKRDSSGIVDAISAEDMGKFPDTNLAESLQRITGVSIDRAGGEGSRVTVRGFGPANNLITINGRQLPNTTGNRTFDFANVASESVSGVQVYKTSDASVTSGGIGATINLTTNRPLNSPGIKASFGVKAVDDQSTDEGSVTPELSGLYSQTFGDDKFGISISGSYQERESGMQQFLQDQGYRASDYTNTGWGGVPAGAEGGTNRPTSGIYSNPQQPRYVFEERQRERVNGQLVFQYQPVENITATLDYTTFRTTIEEQHTDASVWFNYAGDRSESVWAGEPNSYPLIYSEIYDINSDADYRDTSLTVGAWGREEVTDSIGFNLEWIVSDKLTLEFDHHSSKASMEATDPRHGTRNNIQLPSYTRSRSGLDLTGDLPGIAIGNIENFNPSTMRLSGSWFANDKYDSEIDQTQISGDYYIDDNLSIDFGIAVNTVNNHYRHTQVQRPDWGGVGVEGDFSDIDWRQDTILDKFEAKAGNFEGTATQADYDLFNTIFFADFDTIVNAAELADPVANVDSLYGDCKAAVGAAAGPNGEGQFCASTNWDAATNRFTEEETQSAYFQVNYKGELNDMFFDLQVGLRYEKTDVFSKATAPGYSRVEWNEDTATSVTGVTGIETLSQSADYSQLLPNINFNIEVVEDVMIRAAASKTISRAGYGQLQGGTTINTGGSLSGYSGGSGNPGLKPLESINYDLSSEWYYAEGSYVSFGYFKKDVTNWITTGTIDSDIFNLADPLNGEKFRAAQSALGADASNLAIRTYIFENFADDPNVQPNFDENGELDGGTIVGDPETDETVNFRINVPVNGDQEYTIDGFEFNIQHLFGESGFGGIFNYTLVDSGLEYDNDSLDDTEALVGLSDTANLVFFYDKEGLQARIAYNWRDSFLNERRVNGDLTAPIYTDEYHQIDFNVSYEVPAVEGLTVFIEGINITDEYVTSYGRKEELIYNITQTGSRYGLGVRYNF